Proteins encoded together in one Epinephelus moara isolate mb chromosome 2, YSFRI_EMoa_1.0, whole genome shotgun sequence window:
- the pxylp1 gene encoding 2-phosphoxylose phosphatase 1 isoform X1 — MSSSVRGWTSSYRAVVKMVSAFAAHLLLFLVSVNLIPTTPILEERPFQAADGGVGQALGKSRKRVFPAPHTQEPNPISEAYGYCNTPNRTEHSWEGHSPADYKLLSVQVMIRHGDRYPLYYIPKTKRPAIDCTLSFSRKPSHPLLNPFIRHMGQGSRGHWDSPLGSVPRLPNHSACEMGELTQTGVVQHLRNGQLLQQAYKRHIFLPSNWSPRQLWFETTGKSRTLQSGLAFLYGFLPDFDWSKVTVRHQWSTLFCGSACDCPARNRYLEEEQRRQYRLRVSDTELERTYADMARTLGLPTRQLRAANPIDSLLCHLCHGISFPCVPMGDGTRGCLTMAQFAVIRRQQLDDEVDRRRVGLYHKYAILAMYPYLNRTATKMERVAKDNEAGRQPRAGAEEVFTLSSGHDVTVAPLLSALGLEEARFPRFAARVVFELWKSPPATQGQAKKKAGKGEKSKAKDGELFIRVLYNGEDVTFHTTFCRSYDRHANQPLCPLKNFLSFVRRDMFSVVNATSYQEACYRRAG; from the exons TGAACCTGATCCCCACCACTCCCATACTGGAGGAGCGCCCCTTCCAGGCTGCAGATGGAGGTGTTGGGCAGGCTCTGGGGAAGAGCAGGAAGAGAGTGTTCCCCGCGCCTCACACCCAGGAGCCCAACCCCATATCTGAGGCTTACGGTTACTGTAACACCCCGAACCGCACTGAACATTCCTGGGAAG GTCACAGTCCTGCTGACTACAAGCTGCTGTCTGTCCAGGTGATGATTCGCCATGGTGACCGCTATCCACTCTACTACATCCCCAAGACCAAACGGCCCGCCATTGACTGCACCTTGTCCTTCAGCAG GAAGCCTTCCCACCCCCTGCTGAACCCCTTCATCCGTCACATGGGTCAGGGAAGTCGCGGCCACTGGGATTCACCACTGGGCTCTGTTCCTCGTCTGCCCAACCACAGTGCCTGTGAGATGGGAGAACTCACGCAGACAG GTGTGGTGCAGCACCTGCGCAACGGGCAGCTCCTCCAGCAAGCCTACAAGCGCCACATTTTCCTCCCCTCCAACTGGTCGCCCCGCCAGTTATGGTTTGAGACCACAGGTAAGAGCCGCACTCTCCAGAGTGGACTGGCCTTCCTCTACGGCTTCCTCCCAGACTTTGATTGGTCAAAAGTGACTGTGCGGCACCAGTGGAGCACGTTGTTCTGCGGCTCGGCCTGCGACTGCCCCGCCAGGAACAGATACCTGGAGGAAGAGCAGAGGAGGCAGTATCGGCTCAGAGTGAGTGATACTGAACTTGAGAGGACCTACGCCGATATGGCACGGACTTTGGGTCTGCCGACCCGCCAGCTCCGAGCTGCAAACCCTATAGACTCGCTGCTGTGCCACCTGTGTCATGGCATCTCGTTCCCATGCGTTCCTATGGGAGATGGCACCAGAGGGTGTCTGACAATGGCCCAATTTGCTGTGATTCGCAGACAGCAGCTAGATGATGAGGTGGATCGGAGGAGGGTGGGGCTGTACCATAAATACGCCATCCTCGCCATGTACCCCTACCTCAACCGAACTGCCACCAAGATGGAGCGTGTTGCCAAGGACAATGAGGCTGGCAGACAGCCTCGTGCAGGGGCCGAGGAGGTCTTTACCCTCTCTTCAGGCCACGACGTGACTGTGGCCCCACTGCTGAGCGCCCTGGGACTAGAGGAGGCCCGCTTTCCACGGTTTGCAGCAAGGGTAGTCTTTGAATTGTGGAAAAGTCCCCCAGCCACGCAAGGACAAGCAAAGAAGAAAGCTGGTAAAGGTGAGAAGTCCAAGGCGAAAGACGGGGAACTGTTCATCAGGGTGCTGTACAACGGCGAGGATGTGACATTTCACACCACCTTCTGTCGCTCCTACGACCGCCACGCCAACCAGCCCCTCTGCCCTCTGAAGAACTTCCTGTCTTTTGTCAGGAGAGACATGTTCAGTGTTGTCAACGCTACTTCCTACCAGGAGGCCTGCTACAGGCGTGCTGGTTga
- the pxylp1 gene encoding 2-phosphoxylose phosphatase 1 isoform X2 — MLARNRFLLLVAVGGAALAIISLSLQFLNLIPTTPILEERPFQAADGGVGQALGKSRKRVFPAPHTQEPNPISEAYGYCNTPNRTEHSWEGHSPADYKLLSVQVMIRHGDRYPLYYIPKTKRPAIDCTLSFSRKPSHPLLNPFIRHMGQGSRGHWDSPLGSVPRLPNHSACEMGELTQTGVVQHLRNGQLLQQAYKRHIFLPSNWSPRQLWFETTGKSRTLQSGLAFLYGFLPDFDWSKVTVRHQWSTLFCGSACDCPARNRYLEEEQRRQYRLRVSDTELERTYADMARTLGLPTRQLRAANPIDSLLCHLCHGISFPCVPMGDGTRGCLTMAQFAVIRRQQLDDEVDRRRVGLYHKYAILAMYPYLNRTATKMERVAKDNEAGRQPRAGAEEVFTLSSGHDVTVAPLLSALGLEEARFPRFAARVVFELWKSPPATQGQAKKKAGKGEKSKAKDGELFIRVLYNGEDVTFHTTFCRSYDRHANQPLCPLKNFLSFVRRDMFSVVNATSYQEACYRRAG, encoded by the exons TGAACCTGATCCCCACCACTCCCATACTGGAGGAGCGCCCCTTCCAGGCTGCAGATGGAGGTGTTGGGCAGGCTCTGGGGAAGAGCAGGAAGAGAGTGTTCCCCGCGCCTCACACCCAGGAGCCCAACCCCATATCTGAGGCTTACGGTTACTGTAACACCCCGAACCGCACTGAACATTCCTGGGAAG GTCACAGTCCTGCTGACTACAAGCTGCTGTCTGTCCAGGTGATGATTCGCCATGGTGACCGCTATCCACTCTACTACATCCCCAAGACCAAACGGCCCGCCATTGACTGCACCTTGTCCTTCAGCAG GAAGCCTTCCCACCCCCTGCTGAACCCCTTCATCCGTCACATGGGTCAGGGAAGTCGCGGCCACTGGGATTCACCACTGGGCTCTGTTCCTCGTCTGCCCAACCACAGTGCCTGTGAGATGGGAGAACTCACGCAGACAG GTGTGGTGCAGCACCTGCGCAACGGGCAGCTCCTCCAGCAAGCCTACAAGCGCCACATTTTCCTCCCCTCCAACTGGTCGCCCCGCCAGTTATGGTTTGAGACCACAGGTAAGAGCCGCACTCTCCAGAGTGGACTGGCCTTCCTCTACGGCTTCCTCCCAGACTTTGATTGGTCAAAAGTGACTGTGCGGCACCAGTGGAGCACGTTGTTCTGCGGCTCGGCCTGCGACTGCCCCGCCAGGAACAGATACCTGGAGGAAGAGCAGAGGAGGCAGTATCGGCTCAGAGTGAGTGATACTGAACTTGAGAGGACCTACGCCGATATGGCACGGACTTTGGGTCTGCCGACCCGCCAGCTCCGAGCTGCAAACCCTATAGACTCGCTGCTGTGCCACCTGTGTCATGGCATCTCGTTCCCATGCGTTCCTATGGGAGATGGCACCAGAGGGTGTCTGACAATGGCCCAATTTGCTGTGATTCGCAGACAGCAGCTAGATGATGAGGTGGATCGGAGGAGGGTGGGGCTGTACCATAAATACGCCATCCTCGCCATGTACCCCTACCTCAACCGAACTGCCACCAAGATGGAGCGTGTTGCCAAGGACAATGAGGCTGGCAGACAGCCTCGTGCAGGGGCCGAGGAGGTCTTTACCCTCTCTTCAGGCCACGACGTGACTGTGGCCCCACTGCTGAGCGCCCTGGGACTAGAGGAGGCCCGCTTTCCACGGTTTGCAGCAAGGGTAGTCTTTGAATTGTGGAAAAGTCCCCCAGCCACGCAAGGACAAGCAAAGAAGAAAGCTGGTAAAGGTGAGAAGTCCAAGGCGAAAGACGGGGAACTGTTCATCAGGGTGCTGTACAACGGCGAGGATGTGACATTTCACACCACCTTCTGTCGCTCCTACGACCGCCACGCCAACCAGCCCCTCTGCCCTCTGAAGAACTTCCTGTCTTTTGTCAGGAGAGACATGTTCAGTGTTGTCAACGCTACTTCCTACCAGGAGGCCTGCTACAGGCGTGCTGGTTga